The Acinonyx jubatus isolate Ajub_Pintada_27869175 chromosome D1, VMU_Ajub_asm_v1.0, whole genome shotgun sequence genome includes a window with the following:
- the LOC106986247 gene encoding olfactory receptor 4C11-like: MNSSVTEFILLGLTQDPVKQKAVFGVFLIFYLATLSGNFLIVVTIKTSRTLGTPMYFFLFYLSFADTCFSTTTAPRLIVDALSHKKTISYNECMIQVFTFHFFGCMEILVLILMALDRYVAICKPLRYTTIMNRHVCSILVILVWVASCIHSLAQIFLTLRLPFCGPNVIDHYFCDLQPLLKLACMDTYVTNLLLVSNSGTICTVSFIILLTSYVVILYSLRNHSAEGRRKALSTCTSHFIVVVLFFGPCIFIYTRPPATFPIDKMVAVFYTIGTPLLNPLIYTLRNMEVKKAMKKLWVGRILADLCPSTRYFLEDVPRALEKNMYCAALE; this comes from the exons ATGAATAGCAGTGTGACTGAATTCATTCTCCTTGGGCTGACACAGGATCCAGTAAAGCAGAAGGCAGTATTCGGGGTCTTCTTGATCTTTTACCTTGCGACACTGTCGGGGAACTTTCTCATTGTAGTGACTATCAAAACAAGCAGGACCCTTGGGactcccatgtacttcttcctatTCTATCTGTCTTTTGCTGACACCTGCTTCTCTACAACCACAGCCCCCAGATTGATTGTGGATGCCCTTTCTCACAAGAAGACCATTTCCTACAATGAGTGCATGATTCAGGTCTTTacattccatttctttgggtgCATGGAAATCTTGGTGCTCATCCTCATGGCTTTAGATCGCTATGTAGCCATTTGTAAGCCCTTGCGATACACAACCATCATGAACCGGCACGTCTGCAGCATTTTGGTGATTCTAGTCTGGGTGGCATCTTGTATCCACTCTTTGGCACAAATTTTCCTGACTTTGAGATTGCCTTTCTGTGGCCCCAACGTGATTGACCATTATTTCTGTGACTTGCAGCCCTTGTTGAAACTTGCCTGCATGGACACTTATGTGACAAATTTGCTACTTGTTTCTAACAGTGGAACCATATGCACGGTGAGTTTCATAATCCTGCTTACCTCCTATGTTGTCATCTTGTACTCTCTGCGTAACCACAGTGCTGAAGGAAGGCGAAAAGCCCTTTCCACTTGCACCTCCCACTTTATTGTGGTTGTCTTATTTTTTGGTCCATGCATATTCATATACACACGCCCCCCAGCTACATTTCCAATTGACAAAATGGTGGCTGTGTTTTATACAATTGGGACGCCCCTGCTCAACCCTCTGATCTATACTCTGAGGAATATGGAAGTGAAAAAAGCCATGAAGAAATTATG GGTGGGTAGGATCTT GGCTGATCTGTGTCCCAGTACGCGATATTTTCTGGAGGatgttccacgtgcactggaaaagaatatgtattgtgCTGCCTTAGAATAg